In one Culex quinquefasciatus strain JHB chromosome 2, VPISU_Cqui_1.0_pri_paternal, whole genome shotgun sequence genomic region, the following are encoded:
- the LOC119766718 gene encoding uncharacterized protein LOC119766718 encodes MFICPDCAISFGTRLDFVDHVQTHCKNVYTCFCYQDFNQISRFRRHFLRTCTVVGNNNEVVEENIENIPGEQLEEGEQIYNNHNEDGEFSDSDEEYEELEQEVHSLDEIWMKLLLKLLSDSVLSRKKGLDFIKELQSFSSELLSNIVEQTRNFIRPENIEDFIKIIDGYKKQFQVSTEESVQKMLNSNNLYIEPNIDIISNEVLPKTVGGQRVLGRKPENVVNMNLQFALKLFFERKNLLELTLKNIDKLQNDTSGKIRNYIQSIAWLEKKSQLPINRIYLPIFLYNDDFEPDNPLGAHKGKNAQCAFYLSCPVIPKRFRAKLSSLIPAMFVKSSLKKVKPEILFKTLIQNLTELQTTGIEISTDSRTIKIYPVLCGFTGDNLSLNYIGGFTTGFNSTYYCRSCKSHKDEMKQMLEENENTLRNDEQYLRDVEENNTETTGIDFKCPFIEIPHFNVINSMTFDPMHDFAEGFAHLPLQWRCVRLSKIMIF; translated from the coding sequence atgtttatatgCCCAGATTGCGCAATTAGTTTTGGTACAAGACTCGATTTTGTAGATCACGTTCAAACTCATTGCAAAAATGTCTATACTTGTTTTTGTTATCAAgatttcaatcaaatttcacGTTTTCGTAGACATTTTCTTCGCACATGCACTGTAGTAGGCAACAACAACGAAGTAGTTgaagaaaacattgaaaacataCCAGGTGAGCAATTAGAAGAAGGAGAACAAATTTACAATAATCATAATGAGGATGGAGAATTCAGTGACAGTGATGAAGAATATGAAGAATTAGAGCAAGAGGTTCATAGTTTAGATGAAATATGGATGAAACTTTTGTTGAAGCTACTCAGTGATAGTGTTCTTAGCAGAAAAAAAGGCTTAGATTTTATCAAAGAACTGCAATCGTTTTCATCGGAGCTTTTGTCAAATATCGTAGAGCAAACAAGAAATTTTATTCGTCCTGAAAATATAGAAGATTTCATCAAAATCATTGATGGATACAAAAAACAGTTCCAAGTTAGTACTGAAGAAAGCGTACAGAAAATGCTTAATTCTAACAATTTATACATAGAACCAAACATTGATATCATAAGTAATGAAGTGCTCCCGAAGACAGTAGGCGGGCAGCGAGTATTAGGTAGAAAACCAGAAAATGTCGTTAATATGAATCTGCAATTCGctctaaaattgttttttgagcGTAAGAATTTACTGGAGCTTACACTAAAAAACATTGATAAGTTACAAAATGATACATCTGGAAAAATTAGAAATTACATTCAGAGTATTGCATGGCTGGAAAAGAAATCTCAACTTCCAATTAATAGAATATATTTACCAATATTTTTGTACAATGATGATTTTGAGCCAGATAACCCTTTAGGCGCTCATAAGGGAAAAAATGCTCAATGCGCTTTCTATTTGTCTTGCCCTGTCATTCCCAAACGCTTTCGAGCCAAATTGAGCAGTCTTATTCCAGCAATGTTCgtgaaatcaagtttgaaaaaagtaaagccagagattttatttaaaacactGATACAAAATTTAACGGAGTTACAAACCACCGGCATCGAAATTTCTACCGATAGTCGAACTATCAAAATTTATCCAGTTCTTTGTGGATTTACTGGCGATAATCTTTCCTTAAATTATATAGGTGGTTTTACCACTGGTTTTAATTCGACATATTACTGCCGGTCATGCAAATCACACAAAGATGAAATGAAACAAATGCTAGAAGAAAATGAGAACACATTGAGGAACGATGAACAGTACTTAAGAGATGTGGAAGAAAATAACACAGAAACGACGGGAATCGATTTTAAATGTCCATTTATCGAAATACCACACTTCAATGTTATCAATTCGATGACTTTTGACCCAATGCACGATTTTGCAGAAGGATTTGCCCATTTACCGTTGCAATGGCGTTGCGTAAGATTATCCAAAATCATgatattttaa